A genomic window from Leucoraja erinacea ecotype New England unplaced genomic scaffold, Leri_hhj_1 Leri_1296S, whole genome shotgun sequence includes:
- the LOC129715652 gene encoding zinc finger protein 229-like — MEDHMTGHNKEKRYECDVCGKAWQSPSKLETHRRVHTIERPFNCIECGKSFKRADVLKAHRRVHTGEKPYGCSTCGESFTQLSGLREHQRVHSSERPFTCSDCGKGFKSSKELKVHRRVHTGERPYTCSDCGKGFTQSSGLLVHQRTHTGERPYTCAQCGKGFTHSSNLLRHQRTHTGERPYTCAQCGKGFTHSSNLLVHQRTHTGERPYTCAQCGKGFTQSSNLLVHQRTHTGERPFTCAQCGKGFTRSDRLLEHQRTHTGERPYTCAQCGKSFTQSSSLQQHQRTHTGERPYTCAQCGKGFTHSSSLQQHQRTHTGERPYTCTQCGKGFTNSTRLLSHQRVHAGDRPVHSPVCGEHFGMASPDLSHQNVHTGGPPYDCPYCGESFDSSRGLRQHRRTHVGEQLLPL, encoded by the coding sequence atggaggaccacatgacggggcacaacaaggagaagcgttatgagtgcgacgtatgtggcaaggcctggcagagccCGAGCAAGCTGGAGACCCACCGTCGGGTGCACACGATAGAACGCCCCTTCAACTGCATagagtgcggcaagagcttcaagaggGCGGATGTGCTGAAggcccaccggcgggtgcacacgggcgagaagccctatggctgctccacatgTGGCGAGAGCTTTACCCagttgtcggggctgcgggagcaccagcgggtgcacagcagtgagcggcccttcacctgctccgactgcggcaaaggcttcaagtcgtccaaggaactgaaggtgcacaggcgcgTGCACACCGGGGAACGTCCCTACacatgcagcgactgcggcaagggcttcacccagtccagcggcctgctggtgcaccagcgcacccacactggcgagcgcccctacacctgcgcccagtgcggcaagggcttcacccactccagcaacttgctgaggcaccagcgcacccacaccggcgagcgcccctacacctgcgcccagtgcggcaagggcttcacccactccagcaacctgctggtgcaccagcgcacccacaccggcgagcgcccctacacctgcgcccagtgcggcaagggcttcacccagtccagcaacctgctggtgcaccagcgcacccacaccggcgagcgccccttcacctgcgcccagtgcggcaagggcttcacccgctctgaccgcctgctggagcaccagcgcacccacaccggcgagcgtccttacacctgcgcccagtgcggcaagagcttcacccagtccagcagcctgcagcagcaccagcgcacccacaccggcgagcgcccctacacctgcgcccagtgcggcaagggcttcacccactccagcagcctgcagcagcaccagcgcacccacaccggcgagcgcccctacacctgcacccagtgcggcaagggcttcaccaactCCACCAGGCTGCtatcccaccagcgggtgcacgccggcgaccgtcccgtccacagcccggtgtgtggagaacACTTTGGCATGGCTTCGCCAGACCTGTCTCACCAGAACGTGCACACCGGTGGCccgccctacgactgcccgtactgtggtgagtcgtttgacagctcgcgggggttgcggcagcaccggcggacccacgtcggcgagcagctgctcccactgtga